A portion of the Magnolia sinica isolate HGM2019 chromosome 17, MsV1, whole genome shotgun sequence genome contains these proteins:
- the LOC131230733 gene encoding phosphoglycerate mutase-like protein AT74 — MMESQEHKLLLPKRIILVRHGESQGNLDYSVYTTTPDYKISLTQLGLDQARTAGERIRRIVSDDGQSPNWKVYFYVSPYERTLSTLREIGRSFSKKRIIGVREECRIREQDFGNFQVEERMKVIKETRERFGRFFFRFPEGESAADVFDRISSFMETLWRDIDNNRLNRDNSSEINLNLIIISHGLTSRVFLTKWFKWTVDQFERLNNFGNCDFRVMELGAGGEYSLAINHTKEEMEEWGLSAEMIADQQWRASAQRGDWNDHCPWHLDAFFADLPDSDDDATATEDVSVGLD; from the exons atgatggagaGCCAAGAACACAAGTTGCTTCTACCAAAGAGAATTATCCTTGTAAGGCATGGAGAGAGCCAAGGCAACCTTGATTATTCAGTCTACACCACCACCCCTGATTACAAGATCTCCCTCACTCAACTGGGTCTAGATCAGGCCCGCACCGCCGGAGAACGCATCCGACGCATTGTTTCTGATGATGGGCAGTCCCCAAATTGGAAGGTCTACTTCTATGTGTCTCCATATGAGCGGACTCTGTCGACGCTCCGCGAGATTGGACGGTCCTTCTCAAAGAAGCGGATAATCGGGGTAAGGGAGGAGTGTAGGATAAGGGAGCAAGACTTTGGAAATTTCCAAGTGGAAGAGAGGATGAAGGTGATCAAGGAGACCAGAGAGCGGTTCGGACGCTTCTTCTTCCGCTTCCCAGAGGGCGAGTCGGCTGCCGATGTCTTCGACAGAATCTCCA GTTTCATGGAGACACTGTGGAGGGACATTGACAATAACAGGCTCAACCGTGACAACAGCTCTGAGATCAACCTGAATCTGATCATCATCTCGCACGGGCTCACCTCCCGTGTCTTCCTTACGAAATGGTTCAAGTGGACAGTTGACCAGTTCGAGCGGCTCAACAATTTCGGGAACTGCGACTTCCGGGTGATGGAGTTGGGGGCAGGAGGAGAATACAGCCTGGCCATCAATCACACTAAGGAAGAGATGGAGGAATGGGGGCTCTCAGCAGAGATGATAGCCGATCAGCAATGGCGGGCGTCGGCCCAGAGGGGTGACTGGAATGATCATTGCCCATGGCACCTTGATGCTTTCTTTGCTGACCTGCCTGACTCAGACGATGATGCTACCGCTACCGAAGATGTCAGTGTGGGATTAGACTAA
- the LOC131230735 gene encoding peptide methionine sulfoxide reductase B5-like codes for MGFQLLRISPFPSPPKPLFFVTKTPSLRLSTHFLSSAKSPSHAPCKIQFKSPSKPNFPAISAAGFGGFFPHHQKRRIGSGIVMASPGSVKKSEEEWHAILSPEQFRILRQKGTEYPGTGEYNKFFGDGIYNCGGCGTPLYKSSTKFDSGCGWPAFYEGLPGAIKRTTDADGMRTEITCAACGGHLGHVFKGEGWPTPTDERHCVNSISIKFTPAS; via the exons ATGGGATTCCAGCTTCTGAGAATTTCACCCTTTCCATCTCCTCCCAAACCCTTATTTTTCGTAACAAAAACGCCATCTCTCCGACTTTCCACTCACTTTCTTTCCTCTGCAAAGTCTCCATCTCATGCTCCCTGCAAAATCCAATTCAAATCTCCATCAAAACCCAACTTTCCCGCCATATCTGCAGCTGGGTTTGGTGGGTTTTTCCCTCACCACCAAAAGAGGAGGATTGGGAGTGGAATCGTCATGGCTTCACCTGGTTCTGTTAAAAAATCAGAGGAGGAATGGCATGCGATCCTTTCACCTGAGCAATTTCGGATTCTGAGACAGAAGGGAACTGA GTACCCTGGTACTGGGGAATATAACAAGTTCTTTGGTGATGGTATATACAACTGTGGGGGTTGTGGGACTCCGCTGTATAAATCCTCCACCAAATTTGACTCTGGCTGTGGCTGGCCAGCTTTCTATGAAGGTCTTCCAGGAGCCATAAAACGCACC ACAGATGCAGATGGAATGAGAACGGAAATCACATGTGCAGCTTGTGGTGGTCACCTGGGTCATGTTTTTAAAGGTGAGGGGTGGCCTACGCCTACCGATGAGCGCCATTGTGTCAATAGCATTTCAATCAAATTCACTCCTGCTTCATAA